In the Podarcis muralis chromosome 15, rPodMur119.hap1.1, whole genome shotgun sequence genome, cccgtcgctcGACCTTCCCGCCACTTTTCAGCCCTCCCTCCCCGGCAGCTTCCCCCTCACCTGAGGAAAAAAAGGCGGGAACGGCCCCCTTGGGCTGGGAAGGCGCTGAGGCGGAGGCGGCCGCCGCTCCcccgccgcagcagcagcagcgccccggccgCCATCTTGACCACCTCAACCTGAGGGGACGGCGCgggggaaaaggaaggggaaatgggggCGCAGTGCTCCCCAGTAGCCACTAGAgggagcctttcccccccccaccgGGAGGGACGGAGTTGAGGAGGGGGACGCGGAaaggtttctctctccctcccaacgCCGCACATTTCTCCGACGAAGGTCTCAAAGGCGCAGCGCCATTAAGCTGAGGCGACTCTGGCCAAGGTGCAACCCCAGAACCTTGTTGGGGGGTTGAACAGTGTGACGGATTGAAAAATAAACGGTTTAGTTCCCCTCCAGGGGGACTGCCCTACGTGGATCCTAAAGTGCTTGCTCCTCTTAGAACAATTTAAATGAATAGGCTCTAATAGACCTGAGGAAAAGCCCCTTCTGAACATGGGCAGAGTGCATTTTTTGTTCACAAAGGGCACCACAGACTAGGCCTACAGAGGGCTCCTGTGGTTGTGTAGACTAGTGCGCTCACCTCCAccaaaagaaagcattttttaatGTAATTATTTTTCAAATCCAATGCAAAACATGTAAACCATTGCAGATTAAGGAAGTGGCACTTGTATACCATTTGCACAAAAACCTCAGCCTGAGGAAAGGCTAAAGAAGACATTCTGGTCCAGAACAAAAGTTTGCATAATCCATAAATTTGGAAAGACATTGGATACCtttctgatgtcagatttgtTTGTAGATGTAATAATAGATGCCCAGCCAGCTGTAAAtgcatgttttgtgtttttctccAGCCATGCACAATGTTTGCATACTTTTTTCAATTAAGGCAATTATCATACTGATGCCAAACTTAGTGTGGACACCCGATCAGCATAGCCACAGCAGTCCACACTATTAAACTAGTACAGCAAGTCAAAATGGCCCCTATTTGGTCCTTCCAAAATTTGCAGGTAGCTGCTGCAACAAAGAAGTATCATATTAAAGTCTTGCTTTGTAAATCTGTACTCTCCACTGTAATAAATTTagtaaaaagtatttttaaaacatctaATTTTTGATAGATTTCCTCCCCACCACCCAGAAGAACCCATTTGTTTTTTAATACATGGAACAGGAAAAAAACAATGAACATTTCCCCACCGGCTTTGCGTCCAAGTTCTATACATGTGAATGAAACTCTGGCCAGAAAAATTATAGCCAGCTGGCAACTAATTCTGAAATTGGGACAATATTGGTTTGGGAAATCAAGTTTTCTTTTTGGGTGACCCCCTGATAATCCacatttctaaaaaataaaaaaaacaaccagtaaAAGCAATATTACTCCCATGAAATTAATTTTATTAGGAGAATATTGTATTATATTCAACAGGCTTACTTAGATGTAAATTCCACAGAGATAAATAGAATTGCCTGTTTTTACCAGGGAGTGaattccattgagctcagtaatACATTAaagtaagcatgtttaggatcAGGCAGTTGTTTTTGTAATACTTTCAGCCCAAGTGTTGTATAATTATAGTATAATTATTCGGATTATCCTATATAGTTTTATGATTATGTAGTGTGTTGGGTTGGGAACATTTAATAGAAGAGCAGAGCATAATATATCATTTTTACCAGCAGAAAGTGCCCAACATTGCTTGGGAATTATAAGAAACCAAAAATATCAGTACAGTTTTGAAACCAGTACATAAGAaatagcctgctgaatcaggccattggcacatttagtccagcattctgttctcagtgGCTTATGATATGCCTACGGGAAACaagcaagcagaacatgagcacaagagccctctccctcccATGAAGGGGCAAAGTCTTCTGGGATGTTTGCCTGTACAAGCACCAATAACAGGAACCTGCACTGTGTAAGAACATGGAAGAGTGtttgctaaggttaccagatttttttcaatgaatccggggatacttttcaacttcaatagattttgtatggggactgatttgtaaatctggtgactgtccccgggaaacggggacgtctggtaaccttagtgttTGCACCATTTCCATTCCTGCGCCTATCCCAGGGGACTATTCCCATGGATCAGATCAGTCTTCCAGTTTTTAATGGTGCCCAGAAACTTACACCCAGAGGCAATTCTCACAGTAGTGCCTGATCCTAAACGTCTCATACCAGCTGAAGTGTTTGAAAAGGTGGTGGGCTCCATCTACCCtgtgccataggagccaactcctaggggccaaggtccctttgcccccccataaaatatttgagggggctgggccccccaaagttaatgggcattgccattcaaatggtgtgtgtgtgtgtgtgtcacatcttgtgatcaatgatgtggggtggggcttacctgtccGTCCATCCCCCAATATTGGATTTCACTGCTTTGCTGCACTGTGAAGTATTAAACATTGTGTATTGTTTTTGGATACCATCAAGCAGAGAGGCCACTTATAAATATTGTAGCAGACCAACTTACATTCACTACTTGAAAGATTTTAAAAGTAAACTGAATGTTTCTGTTGTCCTGTGAGCAGGTTAATTCAAGTTTATTATGAATCATGACAATTTCAGAAAGAACACATAAACATTGTGTTACGTACAAGCTCATCCACAGAAGCACATGGAAAGTCTCAGATTATGCTGCCTACCCTGTCCTCATCCCCATCATTTATCTGAAGAAGAAACAGTTAGTTCTTGGAGCTTTTCACTAAGGTAACTGGTATCTCTATCGGTCAGGTTTTCTGAGTCCGTTACACTTTCCAGTAGCCTACTGCCGGCACAAGGCTTCCCCGTCACTGGATCAATGATTTTCCCAACCTTGTACACAATCTCAGCCAGTTCGTGTTTCACGTGCTTGCTCCTCCGTTCAGGCAAAGCTTTTAAGAGAACAATGTCTCCCTCAATGCACTGCTGCTGGGGGTCATGAGCAAAGTATGTTTTCCGCTTGTTATAGAActgtgggagaagagaggaaagagCACATGGATTATTCAGTGGTAGGCAAATGATTCAGAAAAACCTGAGTGCCAGCAAGACTGAACCAGGATAGAATTTAGCTGCTCAGCCCTAACATTGACTGAAGTTCTCCATCATACTGGTGTAACTCAACCCCAAAGGAAAGTTTACCTTTAGCAAGTAAGGATCCAGCACCAGCCGCGTAACTCTCACTTTGGCTGTTTTACGCATCTTGGTCCCAATGACTTTCCCTATGATCCATTTTGCGTGGACAGCACCACGCAATGCAGACATGGCTCAGTTACGAACACCCTGAGAAGCAAGAACAAGGTATCATTTTAACAGCCAGTGGCAAAGTACAGCCAAGCCAACACACCTATCATTATTTAAAATAACAAGCCTTCCTAGATATTTAGAATGCTGATATGTTTTTAGTTCATTACTGGGTTtaattttctgaatgttttaattgtttttacaaataattttgttttatttttataaacctatttgatggggttttttaaaacaatcaaacagtaaataaatttcatgaaataaacaaatgaaacaaataataaatgtatcTGTTTGGCTTATTTCCTACCCTTCACCACCAAGTCCCAGGGCAGATCACAGCAATTAaaaaacataatattaaaaacactttaaacaaCCTTCTTCAGAAAcagcatttccccttacattCTAGCCATAAGAAAGGCAGAGGAACACCCCAAGTTTGCTAGTCTTGAAAACCCAGGCTCCCCTAAGTATTAATGCTAGATGCTAGTAAAAATGCTTTAAGCCCAGTGCACATCAACACCACATACTAATTGAGAAAGCAGGACAAAATTGTTGCTGTGGAAAAGCTGGTACTGCCAGTGTGTGATGCCTAGATCTTAATCATGAGAAAGGTGTGTTGCAGTACTTTATCTtgttggctgtgctctgcctccactgtcagaggcagtgatgcttctgaataccagttgctggaaaccacaagagaggagagtgctgttatgCTCGAATCCCGCTTGTGCGTTTCCCAGacccactgtaagaacagaatgctggactagattgcccgcccccccccctttggtctgatccagcaggttcttcttatgttgttAACAGATTTATTGTTAGATTTCAGACCTGGAGGGCCACGAACTCCCCGGCCCTTGATAAAGTATCTCACAAGCAGGGATGAGAAAATCCCTCTATGTCTGAGATCCTGGAAAACTGCTGGAGAATAGGTAATGCCACAAAATGATGAACAACCTGACactacatccactgttttgttttttaaaagttactaGTCAATAAACAAAAAAGCATTGCAGCTGACAGTTTAAGGCTGCTGCATTGGCACACAGCTGTCTGTCAAATATATCCCCATTAAGTGACCTTGCTCCTGAAAACTTGGGGTGCAATTTACGCTTCCACCATAGGATGAAAAAAAGGTGAGAGGAAATTAGGGGGGTTGTAAGCGGACTGGATGAAGAGAAggagccctcctgcctcccagAATTGTAGGAGAGTTTAATTTTAGAGGAGCAGAGGCGGCCTTCCCCCTCCACAGCCCTACGTGAATCTCCATTAGATCGTCCACCTCTGCCTTTGTACCCCAACCAGGTCTCTGCCCCGCAGAGACAGTAAAGCTCCCCACCCCAGGCGCCCTCCGCCCCATAAATCCGTTGGAAACTCTTACTGGGTCTCTGTCTCCAGGCTGGAAACGGGAGCCGGGGCCAAGAGAAGGAAAAGGCGGAGCCAGTAGCGGAAGTTCCgcgtagcccatctaggaaaggAGAGTGGTGTCTGTTTGTAGCCTCCGAGGCCCTTCTGGGATTTGCCTGCGTGGTTTAGCGGGTAAAGCACCGGCGTGGGGAGCAAGAGGATTGTTGGTTCGAGGACCAAGCCGGGGTGACGCTAATAGCTTCTTGTGTTCGGTCTCCATTAATCAGCCGCATAACAAAGTATATCTTATTCTTCTTAGAGTTGCATTAGTTCATTTGACAGTAGCATCATGGCCATTCTTCACAATGCAGAGGGATAGGCTCTGTATGTTGGATTTCTGTCTGTTCTGTGCGGGTTGGTTTTTTTACAGCAGAGAAGTTGTGCCAGGGTGGACGTGTTGGAAGAAATGACAAACGTTTATACAAATATCACGTCTGTTTTAAGGTTGCCATGGCAGGATTTCCATGCCTTTCAAAGTTCCACAACAGGCAGAAATACGACAAACGCAGCATTGCCGGCGCTGAGTTTTCATATTTGGGAAAAGCGCACATGCCAGATTTCTGTCGGCTGGAGGTGCAGTGATAGGGAAAACAGTACAtacctgcaaaaaaaggaaaggaaatagctGCCTTCCTGTTCACTTTCCCACCATCTTAAAAACACAACATTAGACTCACTGGCTGCTTAATAGGTTAGAAATTAAATGACTGCAAAGGCctgtctgcattttttaaatgcagatttaTCATACTGTACACCCCTTTGGTGGTTTTGTGTTGCAAAGTGCTTTTAaaatctgaaaataaataaataaagtatccTCCAGCATGTCAGAGGATATTTGGGGTGCCCTGATGTTCCATGGGGAGGGGTTCCATGGGGATAACTCCTCGTGCCCTTACACCCCCACTTGCCCATCAGGCATTGCTGGGTGTTCTACTAAATCTGCCCGCTACTATACTTTGCATTTTTCTTCTCCCACCCTGTTGACAAAGTGGAGAGAGTGGTTGTTATTCTGGGTTGATATGCCAGAAaaatatcattcattcattcatttatttttaattcaaagCCTTTGTACCTTGCTCTTCAGCCCCAAaagtctcccagagtggcttatatAACATCATttaaacaagacagtccctgcccacaggcttattgttgttgtttagtcgtgtccgactcttcatgaccctatggaccagagcacgccaggcactcctgccttccactgcctcccacagtttggtcaaactcatgctggtagcttcgagaacacagtccaaccatcttgtcctctgttgtccctttctccttgtgccctccatctttcccaacatcaaggtcttttccagggagtcttctcttctcatgaggtggccaaagtattggagcctcagcttcaggatctgtccttccagtgagcactcagggctgatttccttaagaatggagaggtttgatcttcttgcagtccatgggactctcaagagtctcctccagcaccataattcaaaagcatcaattctttggcgatcagccttctttatgttctttatggtccagctctcacttccgtacaccactactgggaaaaccatagctttaactatacagaccttgttggcaaggtgatgtctctgctttttaagatgctgtctaggtttgtcattgcttttctcccaagaagcagacgtcttttaatttcgtggctgctgtcaccatctgcagtgatcatggagcccaagaaagtcaaatctctcactgcctccatttcttccccttctatttgccaggaggaaagaggaggaaaacaatccCAGGTTCCAATTCTTAAACAATTGTTCCTGTGCATATTGGGTAGGAAATGCCTGCTGCAGCTGGTCTTTTAACAGAGCTGATATAGAgagccctgcttcccatctctcccccTGGTGGAATTTTAACAATCTGCATCAATGTGTCAGTAAATGGTCTTGATGGTTGttttacatgtgtgtgttttttgtaatgAAATGTTTATGATCTATTGTAATTCTGTTACATTTTTGTGCACCTTTATGTAATTGGATGTTTTGTATACAATTTGTTTTTTGTAGTTCTTACGTCATTTTCTTTATGTGCATATTTATTTAATTACATAACTTAAAATGTGGACTTCTGATTGTAATTATTAGTAGCCgttggttttgaatgtggaaATTGTGCTGTGTTTCTTTTATTGAATTACTGTACTTTTTGTTAGGATTTGTAAATTGTTTTGagatttattttgaaatatgAAGTGGTACGTAAATTGACTAGCTGAAAAATTAAATCTGTCAACAGGAGCACAAAATGAGCCTCTCAGGGCACACTCCTCATGGTGCCCTAATTTATTGTTTTTTCATTAGCCATATTTTTATAGCAGCCGTGGATCACGTGTTCAATGGGTGactcacaattttttttaatgctataaaGTACAGGACTGctactattatttatttgatttgtcaTTTGCTTACTACAAAAAagtctccaagtggtttacagaaaAAGGCACTGCCTTGGTGACTAGCAGTGCCTTATTTCAGCTCCAGCTGGTTTTGCCACCAATGACAGCTTTGggacagagatgacttggccactgTACGCCATGCTCTGCTAGCTTCCAGATTTgcttattgcaatgtgctctatgtgcggctgcccttgaagacaacttggaaacttcagttggcCCATAATGCAGGCGCAGCAGACAGATTACTGtctggggttccatttagatctcatatacaacccctgttttaaaacagctgcattggttgccagtttgtttccaggcccaattcaaggtctCACATTGGTCTTTAAAGCTTTAAATGACTcaagccccaaatatctgaaagaccaccttctTCCCTAAAGACTCTCTTAGGTGCTGAGATCTGCAGAGGGGCCTTCTTggtatgatgataataataataataataataataataataataataataataataataataataataatttattatttataccccgcccatctggctgagtttccccagccactctgggcagctcccaatcagtgttaaaaacagtacagcattaaatattaaaaacttccttgaacagggctgccttcagatgtcttttaaagataggatagctgtttatttccttcacatctgaagggagggtgttccacagggcgggcgccactaccgagaaggccctctgtctggttccctgtaacctcacttctcgcaatgagggaaccgccagaaggccctcggcactggatctcagtgtccggtctgaacgatgggggtggagacgctccttcaggtatacaggactgaggccgtttaggggtttaaaggtcagcaccaacactttgaattgtgctcggaaacgtactgggagccaatgcagatctttcaggaccagtgttatgtggtcccggcagccactcccagtcaccagtctagctgccgcattctggattaattgcagtttccgggtcaccttcaaaggtagccccacatagagtgtgttgcagtagttcaagcgggagataactagagcatgcaccactctgacaagacagtctgcgggcaggtagggtcttagtttgcataccaggtggagctggtaggcagccgccctggacacagaattaacctgtgcctccatggacagctgtgagtccaaaatgactcccaggctgcgcacctggtccttcaggggcacagttaccccattcaggaccagggaatctccCACACTcgcccccctgtcccccaaaaacagtacttgtcaggattcaacctcaatctgttagctgcgatccatcctccaaccgcctccaggcactcacacaggaccttcactgcct is a window encoding:
- the MRPS17 gene encoding small ribosomal subunit protein uS17m, which produces MSALRGAVHAKWIIGKVIGTKMRKTAKVRVTRLVLDPYLLKFYNKRKTYFAHDPQQQCIEGDIVLLKALPERRSKHVKHELAEIVYKVGKIIDPVTGKPCAGSRLLESVTDSENLTDRDTSYLSEKLQELTVSSSDK